The genomic segment TTTCAAGAGGGAAATCGTTTCGCTGGGCTCGCTGGAACACCCGCGCGCCGAGTTCGAACTGGCCGCTGGAGGGCTCCCCAAGCCGGACGCGCCCTGAGCCTCGCGATTCCCCCCGGGCCGCGGGTCGGCCACACTGGGCGTGTGACCATGTGTGCGCCAGCACCTGCAAAGCGTGACAAATACGAGGAATCGGACGTTTGCTGAATTCTCCCGGGGAGCGACCCCCCGTACCCCCGCGCAGAGCCAGGCGGTCCGGGCTGCCCCGAACAACACCGCGAGGTGGGGCTCGGTGAACCTCACCCGCTGGAGCGCCCGGCTCCCCGGCACACAGCGCCGTACGGCCGCGGCCGGGCGCACGCCCGACGCCGCCCCCGCCGCCCCCAGCGCGCCGACGGCCGGCGGAGCCGTGCCCGCGGCCCGCGCCGAGCACCCGGAAGCGCCGGCGTGCGCCGTCGACGCGCTCTCCGTCAACGACGTCCTCAGCCAGGTCCCCGCGCTGATCGCCATCACCTACGGCGCCGCGCACCGCATCGCGTACGTCAACGAGGCGTACACCGAGGTCTTCGGCCCGCGCAGAACGGGTGAACCCGCCCGCGAAGGACTTCCCGAGCTCGACGAGCTCGGGCTGCTGCCGCTCATGGACCAGGTGCACCGCAGCGGCAAGCCGCGCACCGTCAAGGCGCGCAAGGTCACCCTCCCCGACCGGGACCGCTACTTCACCTTCACCTGCACGCCGGTGCACACCGGCGCGGGCCACGACGGCACCCAGGGCGCCCCCGGCGCGCAGGGCACCCACAGCGCCGCGCACAACACCGCCCACAGCGCCGCCCACGGCACCCAGGAGGCCCCCGAGGCCAAGCGCGGCGTCCTCGTCTTCGCCGCCGACGTCACGGACCAGGTGCAGGCCGCAGAGCGCCTCCGGGAGAGTGAACGCCGGCTGCACGCCACCGCCGTCACCCTCCAGCGCAGCCTGCTCCCGCAGGAACTGGAGCAGCCCGACGATCTGCGGGTGGCCGCCACGTACCAGCCCGGCGGCACCGACGCCGCCGTCGGCGGCGACTGGTACGACGTGATCACCCTCGGCGCCGGCCGCACGGCCCTCGTCATCGGCGACGTCATGGGCCGCGGCGTCCGTGCCGCCGCCGTGATGGGCCAGCTCCGTACCGCGGTCCGCGCCTACGCCCGGCTCGACCTCCCGCCGCACGAGGTCATCCAGCTGCTCGACGGCCTCGCCTCCGAGATCGACGCCACCCAGATCGCCACCTGCGTCTACGCGGTCCACGACCCCAGCGAGGGCCGGCTCTCGTACGCCACCGCAGGCCATCTGCCGATCCTCGTCCGCGACCCCGAGGGCCAGGTGCACCGCACCGACGAGCCGACCGGCCCGCCGCTGGGCACCGGCGGCTGGGTGCACACCTCCGGATCCATCCCGCTCGGCCCCGGCTCCATGGCGGTGCTCTACACCGACGGCCTGGTCGAGCGGCGCGGCGAGGACATCGACGTCGGCATCGACTCCCTGATGAGCGCCTTCGCCGGTGCCACCGGCACCCCGCAGGTCATCTGCGACCGGCTGCTGCGCGCCCTGGGCGTGACCTCCGAGCACGACGACGACGTCGCCGTCCTGGTCCTGCAGTACCCGGACCACGCCGGCGCCGACGCCGAGCTCTTCCGCAACGCCTCGCTGGAGCTCCTCGGCGGTATCGAGGCG from the Streptomyces sp. RKAG293 genome contains:
- a CDS encoding SpoIIE family protein phosphatase produces the protein MNLTRWSARLPGTQRRTAAAGRTPDAAPAAPSAPTAGGAVPAARAEHPEAPACAVDALSVNDVLSQVPALIAITYGAAHRIAYVNEAYTEVFGPRRTGEPAREGLPELDELGLLPLMDQVHRSGKPRTVKARKVTLPDRDRYFTFTCTPVHTGAGHDGTQGAPGAQGTHSAAHNTAHSAAHGTQEAPEAKRGVLVFAADVTDQVQAAERLRESERRLHATAVTLQRSLLPQELEQPDDLRVAATYQPGGTDAAVGGDWYDVITLGAGRTALVIGDVMGRGVRAAAVMGQLRTAVRAYARLDLPPHEVIQLLDGLASEIDATQIATCVYAVHDPSEGRLSYATAGHLPILVRDPEGQVHRTDEPTGPPLGTGGWVHTSGSIPLGPGSMAVLYTDGLVERRGEDIDVGIDSLMSAFAGATGTPQVICDRLLRALGVTSEHDDDVAVLVLQYPDHAGADAELFRNASLELLGGIEAAPRARAFATGVLSSWRFPAELRDLGVLAASELVANSLQHGTPPMKLRLRRTDRRLIIEVTDGDDHLPRRRRAEPADEAGRGISIIATIASSWGSRRTPGGGKAVWCEFALPRA